The Desulfovibrio desulfuricans DSM 642 genome includes a window with the following:
- the vorB gene encoding 3-methyl-2-oxobutanoate dehydrogenase subunit VorB — protein MSAATERVLIKGNEAVAFGAIDAGCRCYFGYPITPQNEVPESLSSLLPEVGGQFVQAESEVGAINMVLGAAASGIPALTSSSSCGISLMQEGISYMAGSQIPGVIVNMQRGGPGLGDIGPSQGDYFQAVKGGGHGDHRNLVLAPSTAQECYDFMFRAFALAFKYANPVMVLGDAIVGQIKEPVRRVPPRDAVPAEELAALAAPWRMEGYGRRGPGAQPRLLKSVYLAEGALAERNRMLMRKYESMKADCAFECVDTDDAELIVVAFGSIARIARSAIRQLRAQGHKIGLFRPITLFPFPDEALRALAPGRRFLVMEQNTGQMVEDVRLALFGQPGVAPASVLWHGVMPGLFIGADALREPMLQALKEN, from the coding sequence ATGAGCGCTGCAACCGAACGTGTGCTCATCAAGGGCAACGAGGCCGTGGCCTTTGGCGCTATAGATGCGGGCTGCCGCTGCTATTTCGGCTACCCCATCACCCCGCAGAATGAAGTGCCGGAATCCCTCTCCAGCCTCTTGCCCGAAGTCGGCGGCCAGTTTGTGCAGGCCGAAAGCGAAGTTGGCGCCATCAACATGGTGCTGGGTGCGGCAGCCAGCGGCATTCCTGCGCTTACGTCATCTTCCAGCTGCGGCATTTCGCTCATGCAGGAAGGCATTTCCTACATGGCGGGCAGCCAGATCCCCGGCGTGATCGTCAACATGCAGCGCGGCGGCCCCGGCCTTGGCGATATCGGCCCCTCGCAGGGCGATTATTTTCAGGCCGTCAAGGGCGGCGGGCACGGCGACCACCGTAATCTGGTGCTGGCCCCCTCCACCGCTCAGGAATGCTATGATTTTATGTTCAGGGCCTTTGCTCTGGCATTCAAATACGCCAACCCGGTCATGGTGCTGGGCGATGCCATCGTGGGCCAGATCAAGGAACCCGTGCGCCGCGTGCCGCCCAGGGACGCCGTGCCCGCCGAGGAACTGGCCGCCCTTGCCGCGCCTTGGCGTATGGAAGGTTATGGCCGCCGTGGCCCCGGCGCGCAGCCGCGCCTGCTCAAGTCGGTCTATCTGGCCGAAGGGGCGCTGGCCGAGCGCAACCGCATGCTCATGCGCAAGTACGAATCCATGAAGGCCGACTGCGCCTTTGAATGCGTTGATACTGACGATGCGGAACTGATCGTGGTGGCCTTTGGCTCCATTGCCCGCATTGCGCGCAGCGCCATCCGCCAGTTGCGCGCCCAGGGGCATAAAATCGGCCTGTTCCGGCCCATTACCCTGTTCCCCTTCCCGGATGAAGCCCTGCGCGCTCTTGCGCCCGGCCGGCGTTTTCTGGTTATGGAGCAGAACACGGGGCAGATGGTGGAAGATGTCCGCCTGGCCCTCTTTGGCCAGCCGGGCGTTGCGCCCGCATCCGTGCTGTGGCACGGCGTCATGCCGGGGCTGTTCATCGGCGCCGATGCCCTGCGCGAACCCATGCTTCAGGCCCTCAAGGAGAACTAA
- a CDS encoding indolepyruvate ferredoxin oxidoreductase subunit alpha: MSRVVFMEERCKGCRLCVEVCPVHILRPSGRFNRHGYEVMEMEGQCTGCASCAVMCPDVAIRVFKSAKTKGDKA, encoded by the coding sequence ATGTCAAGAGTTGTATTTATGGAAGAGCGCTGCAAGGGCTGCCGCCTGTGTGTGGAAGTCTGCCCGGTGCACATCCTCAGGCCTTCGGGCCGTTTTAACCGCCACGGTTATGAAGTGATGGAAATGGAAGGCCAATGCACGGGCTGCGCCTCGTGCGCGGTCATGTGTCCCGATGTGGCCATACGCGTGTTCAAAAGCGCGAAAACCAAGGGGGACAAGGCATGA
- a CDS encoding LysO family transporter: MFIALGLTFLGMALGFLLRGQPWITSLTRCVTPAIMLLLFALGISVGSNELLIQSLPRLGGAALVLTVAGILGSLACAALIRRFFAKTPTPAGISPQQKATDAEARSHER, encoded by the coding sequence ATGTTTATCGCGCTTGGACTCACCTTCCTTGGCATGGCCCTTGGCTTTCTGCTGCGCGGCCAGCCCTGGATTACCTCGCTGACACGCTGCGTTACACCCGCCATCATGCTGCTGCTTTTTGCGCTGGGCATCTCTGTGGGCAGCAACGAGCTGCTCATACAGTCCCTGCCACGACTTGGCGGCGCAGCTCTGGTTCTCACGGTAGCGGGCATTCTGGGTTCCTTAGCCTGCGCGGCGCTGATTCGCCGATTCTTCGCCAAAACGCCCACGCCTGCGGGGATTTCACCCCAGCAAAAGGCAACGGATGCAGAGGCGCGCAGTCATGAAAGGTAG
- a CDS encoding DVU0298 family protein — MARMRSTKQKLKECLVSPQWREHLDEIAQGGLENVGPLFSFLLLGPQTMHRAAVALGQVTARLMQEQPESARNIIRRLMWHLNEESGNIGWGIPEAFAEILAASESLAKDFHRILISYIIDLGRDDNYCDNDTLRRSCYWAIGRLAHTRPQLCLTARPWLLKGLEDVDPVCQGMAAWALSQLPPDLMDAPALRRLAEAGNTAPCELFDGEDVYEKTASQIAAEALEGKLK, encoded by the coding sequence ATGGCCCGCATGCGATCTACAAAACAAAAGCTTAAAGAATGCCTTGTCAGCCCGCAGTGGCGTGAACACCTGGACGAAATCGCCCAAGGCGGCCTTGAAAATGTTGGGCCGCTCTTTTCCTTTCTTCTGCTCGGCCCCCAGACCATGCACCGCGCCGCTGTTGCGCTGGGGCAGGTAACGGCGCGCCTGATGCAGGAACAGCCGGAATCGGCCAGGAATATCATCCGCCGCCTCATGTGGCACCTCAACGAAGAATCCGGCAACATCGGCTGGGGCATCCCCGAGGCCTTTGCAGAAATCCTCGCTGCCAGCGAATCTCTGGCCAAGGATTTTCACCGCATTCTTATCAGCTACATCATTGATCTTGGCCGCGACGACAACTATTGCGACAACGACACCCTGCGCCGCTCCTGCTACTGGGCCATCGGGCGTCTTGCCCATACCCGCCCGCAGTTGTGCCTGACCGCCCGCCCCTGGCTGCTGAAAGGGCTGGAAGACGTTGACCCTGTCTGTCAGGGCATGGCCGCATGGGCGCTCAGCCAACTGCCGCCCGACCTCATGGACGCCCCTGCTTTGCGCCGTCTGGCCGAAGCGGGCAACACAGCCCCCTGCGAACTTTTTGACGGCGAAGATGTTTACGAAAAAACCGCCAGCCAGATTGCTGCCGAGGCCCTTGAGGGCAAGCTGAAGTAA
- a CDS encoding thiamine pyrophosphate-dependent enzyme produces the protein MQAQELDALRPAEGESLVFDTNPVLNERPTHYCPGCHHGIAHRLVSEVLHELGVAERTILVASVGCATFTYDYFNVDGLEAPHGRACAVATGVRRARPDAVVFTYQGDGDMAAIGMAESMHAANRGEKITGIFINNTVYGMTGGQMAPTTLVGQKTTTSRQGRSISNEGGPIRMAEIMAQLDGVAYSARCSLDSVKHVRESKKAMRKAFEVQLQGLGFGFIELLSGCPTNWHLDPIAANKRIAEAMMPVFPLGVYKDVTASVEADHV, from the coding sequence ATGCAAGCTCAGGAACTGGACGCATTGCGTCCCGCCGAGGGCGAAAGCCTGGTTTTTGATACCAATCCCGTGCTCAACGAGCGCCCCACCCACTATTGCCCCGGCTGCCACCACGGCATTGCCCACAGGCTGGTGAGCGAGGTGCTGCACGAACTGGGCGTGGCCGAACGCACCATTCTGGTGGCCTCGGTGGGCTGCGCCACATTCACTTACGATTACTTTAACGTGGACGGCCTTGAGGCCCCGCATGGCCGCGCCTGCGCCGTGGCCACAGGCGTACGCCGCGCCCGCCCTGATGCTGTGGTGTTCACCTATCAGGGCGACGGCGACATGGCTGCCATCGGCATGGCCGAATCCATGCACGCCGCCAACCGTGGCGAAAAGATCACCGGCATCTTCATCAACAACACGGTGTACGGCATGACCGGCGGGCAGATGGCCCCCACCACCCTGGTGGGCCAAAAGACCACCACATCGCGGCAGGGGCGCTCCATCAGCAATGAGGGCGGCCCCATCCGCATGGCCGAGATCATGGCCCAGCTGGACGGCGTGGCCTATTCCGCCCGCTGCTCGCTGGATTCGGTCAAGCATGTGCGCGAATCAAAAAAGGCCATGCGCAAAGCCTTTGAAGTGCAGTTGCAGGGTCTTGGCTTTGGCTTCATCGAGCTGCTTTCCGGCTGCCCCACCAACTGGCATCTGGATCCCATTGCCGCCAACAAGCGGATTGCCGAGGCCATGATGCCCGTATTCCCCCTTGGGGTGTACAAGGATGTGACGGCCAGCGTGGAGGCGGATCATGTCTAA
- a CDS encoding 2-oxoacid:acceptor oxidoreductase family protein codes for MSNAYQDVIIAGFGGQGVMLIGNLLAQAGMEHGLEVSFIPVYGAEMRGGTANCTVVLDEHHIGSPLVREPMSTIILNEPSLSKFQPRLSADGVQIVNASLVAQNLLDAAKRTVYIPVNDMAHELGNVKMANMVALGAWLKATGALPLNVVQEALNRVVSAHYAKLISANAKALEQGYNFA; via the coding sequence ATGTCTAACGCATATCAGGATGTGATTATTGCCGGTTTTGGCGGTCAGGGCGTCATGCTTATTGGCAACCTGCTGGCGCAGGCCGGCATGGAACACGGGCTTGAAGTGAGCTTTATCCCCGTTTATGGGGCAGAAATGCGCGGCGGCACGGCCAACTGCACTGTGGTGCTTGATGAGCACCACATCGGCTCGCCCCTGGTGCGCGAGCCCATGTCCACCATCATTCTCAACGAGCCTTCGCTTTCCAAGTTCCAGCCCCGGCTGAGCGCGGATGGCGTACAGATCGTCAATGCCTCGCTGGTGGCGCAGAACCTGCTCGATGCCGCAAAGCGCACGGTCTACATTCCCGTGAACGACATGGCCCACGAACTGGGCAATGTGAAAATGGCCAACATGGTGGCCCTGGGCGCATGGCTCAAGGCAACGGGCGCGCTGCCCCTCAATGTGGTGCAGGAAGCGCTGAACCGTGTGGTCAGCGCGCACTATGCCAAACTGATCTCCGCCAACGCCAAGGCGCTGGAACAGGGCTACAACTTCGCATAG
- a CDS encoding lysine exporter LysO family protein, producing the protein MKGSLIILFFFCSGVLLARMGLIPTYLVEHDFTIYALWLLMLLVGISIGSDRRLGEILRTLRPRVLLLPLATTVGTFTGTALMSLFLAYSVSECMAVGAGFAYYSLSSIFISQYKGPELGTIALISNIARELITLLLTPLLARYLGPLAPICCGGASTMDTTLPGITRYCGKDWLFVSIVHGMVLDFSVPFWVIFFCTL; encoded by the coding sequence ATGAAAGGTAGCCTCATCATCCTGTTTTTTTTCTGCTCCGGCGTACTGCTTGCACGCATGGGGCTGATACCCACCTATCTGGTGGAGCACGACTTCACGATATACGCCCTGTGGCTGCTCATGCTGCTGGTGGGCATTTCCATCGGCTCCGACCGCAGGCTGGGCGAAATTCTGCGCACGCTGCGTCCGCGCGTTTTGTTGCTGCCGCTGGCAACCACGGTGGGCACCTTTACGGGCACGGCCCTCATGAGCCTGTTTCTTGCTTACAGCGTGAGCGAGTGCATGGCTGTGGGCGCGGGCTTTGCCTACTACTCGCTGTCGTCCATCTTCATTTCGCAGTACAAAGGGCCGGAACTCGGCACCATTGCGCTTATCAGCAACATTGCCCGCGAGCTCATCACCCTGCTGCTCACGCCCCTGCTTGCGCGATATCTTGGGCCGCTGGCGCCGATCTGTTGCGGCGGAGCCTCTACCATGGATACAACGCTGCCTGGTATTACCCGGTATTGCGGCAAAGACTGGCTTTTTGTTTCCATCGTACACGGCATGGTGCTGGATTTCAGCGTGCCGTTCTGGGTGATTTTTTTCTGTACCCTTTAG
- the queA gene encoding tRNA preQ1(34) S-adenosylmethionine ribosyltransferase-isomerase QueA, protein MPTEEADFFLESYNFALPEAQIAQFPPEERGNSRLLVMPRQGALELEHHQFSDLPDCLPEGALLVANNSRVLQARLLGTRSTGGKVEFLLLTPLPLVLERGRPDKLGGSSAEVEGLIRSGGSIRDGEKLEFGAGISVTVLESGEFGHRRVRLAWDGDLSKAFAATGHIPLPPYIKRTDAEEDLSRYQTIYSREDKTGSVAAPTAGLHFTPEMRETLKARGFQWADVTLYVGYGTFSPVRSADIRGHRMHREYVEMPEATALAIAEAKREGRPVIAVGTTSLRSMEGVAELCGRVQPFTGWTDIFLYPGRPFRVVDGLLTNFHLPESSLIMLVSALAGRERVLAAYAEAVSRGYRFFSYGDAMLIR, encoded by the coding sequence ATGCCCACTGAGGAAGCGGATTTTTTTCTCGAAAGTTATAATTTTGCATTGCCTGAAGCGCAGATAGCCCAGTTCCCGCCTGAAGAGCGCGGGAACTCGCGTCTGCTGGTCATGCCGCGCCAGGGTGCGCTTGAGCTTGAGCACCACCAGTTCAGCGATCTGCCGGACTGCCTGCCCGAGGGCGCGTTGCTGGTAGCCAACAATTCCCGCGTATTGCAGGCGCGCCTGCTGGGAACACGCTCCACTGGCGGCAAGGTGGAGTTTCTGCTGCTCACGCCCCTGCCGCTGGTGCTTGAAAGGGGACGGCCCGACAAGCTTGGCGGCTCCAGCGCGGAAGTCGAGGGGCTCATACGCTCCGGCGGCAGCATTCGTGATGGTGAAAAGCTTGAATTTGGCGCGGGCATCAGCGTGACCGTGCTGGAATCGGGCGAATTCGGGCATCGGCGTGTGCGTCTGGCCTGGGACGGGGACCTTTCCAAGGCCTTTGCCGCCACCGGGCACATTCCCCTGCCGCCCTACATCAAGCGGACAGATGCGGAAGAAGATCTGAGCCGCTACCAGACCATCTATTCCCGCGAGGACAAGACGGGTTCTGTGGCCGCGCCCACGGCGGGGCTGCACTTTACCCCCGAGATGCGAGAAACCCTGAAGGCCAGAGGCTTTCAGTGGGCGGACGTAACCCTGTATGTGGGTTACGGCACCTTCAGCCCTGTGCGCAGCGCCGACATACGCGGCCACCGCATGCACAGGGAATATGTGGAAATGCCCGAGGCGACGGCGCTTGCCATTGCCGAGGCCAAGCGTGAAGGGCGGCCTGTGATTGCCGTTGGCACCACCAGCCTGCGCTCTATGGAGGGCGTGGCCGAATTGTGCGGCAGGGTGCAGCCCTTTACCGGTTGGACGGACATCTTTTTGTACCCCGGCAGGCCCTTCCGTGTAGTTGATGGCCTGCTGACAAACTTTCATCTGCCTGAGTCCTCCCTGATCATGCTGGTTTCTGCCCTGGCCGGGCGCGAGCGCGTGCTTGCCGCTTATGCCGAGGCTGTGAGCAGGGGGTATCGGTTCTTCTCATATGGCGATGCCATGCTTATTCGCTAA
- the coaBC gene encoding bifunctional phosphopantothenoylcysteine decarboxylase/phosphopantothenate--cysteine ligase CoaBC, whose amino-acid sequence MSESKSGLNTPFDQSTRYERKRLHLGVCGSVACYKAADLLRAWTGMGIHVSATLTPGARRFVAPLLFESLGAAPVYEDMFSQGQDVFSHLEPGQHAQALVVAPASADALFRLAHGAAGDMLAAQALAFDGPIVIAPAMNPRMWANPATQANIDILRQRGAHIVIPACGGTACGEQGEGRLAPLHDIFLAALRALSPQDMAGKRVMVTLGPTREAWDGVRFWSNPSSGLMGAALAVAAWLRGAEVTAVCGPGVRARLPREIARHDVVSARDMFQAAADIWPGMDMGMFTAAVADFSPQPFGPRKFKKADAPDGLTVAFTPNPDILRTLSAGRKPGQKVLGFAAETAADMQALLPLAHTKLQGKKADVLAANRVNATDSGFGAVTNSMAVVDATGHEEIWPNQSKADVAWELCSWLLRS is encoded by the coding sequence ATGAGCGAAAGCAAAAGTGGCCTGAACACTCCCTTTGACCAGAGCACCCGTTACGAACGCAAGCGCCTGCACCTTGGCGTGTGCGGTTCCGTGGCCTGCTACAAGGCCGCCGATCTTTTGCGCGCATGGACAGGCATGGGCATACATGTTTCGGCCACGCTCACGCCGGGCGCGCGCCGCTTTGTGGCTCCCCTGCTCTTTGAGTCGCTGGGCGCTGCCCCGGTGTATGAAGACATGTTTTCACAGGGGCAGGATGTTTTTTCCCACCTTGAACCGGGACAACACGCGCAGGCTCTGGTAGTGGCTCCGGCATCGGCTGACGCCCTGTTCCGTCTGGCGCACGGCGCGGCGGGCGACATGCTGGCCGCGCAGGCTCTGGCCTTTGACGGGCCAATAGTGATCGCCCCGGCCATGAATCCGCGCATGTGGGCCAACCCAGCCACGCAGGCCAACATTGACATTTTGCGGCAACGCGGGGCGCATATTGTAATCCCAGCATGCGGCGGCACGGCCTGCGGCGAACAGGGCGAGGGCCGTCTTGCCCCCCTGCACGATATTTTTCTGGCTGCCCTGCGCGCGCTTTCGCCGCAGGACATGGCGGGCAAACGCGTTATGGTCACGCTGGGCCCCACCCGCGAGGCATGGGACGGCGTGCGCTTCTGGTCAAATCCTTCCAGCGGCCTCATGGGCGCGGCGCTGGCCGTGGCGGCATGGCTGCGCGGCGCAGAGGTTACTGCCGTCTGCGGCCCCGGCGTGCGCGCACGTTTGCCGCGCGAAATCGCCCGGCACGATGTTGTGAGCGCCCGCGACATGTTTCAGGCCGCCGCCGATATCTGGCCCGGCATGGACATGGGCATGTTCACCGCTGCTGTGGCGGATTTTTCGCCCCAGCCCTTTGGCCCCCGCAAATTCAAGAAAGCGGACGCTCCGGACGGCCTTACCGTGGCCTTTACGCCCAACCCTGATATTCTGCGCACCCTTTCCGCGGGCCGCAAGCCAGGCCAGAAGGTGCTGGGCTTTGCCGCGGAAACCGCCGCCGACATGCAGGCCCTGCTGCCGCTGGCCCATACCAAGCTCCAAGGCAAAAAGGCTGATGTGCTGGCCGCCAACCGCGTCAACGCCACAGATAGCGGCTTTGGCGCTGTCACCAATTCCATGGCTGTTGTAGACGCAACCGGGCATGAAGAGATCTGGCCCAACCAAAGCAAGGCTGATGTGGCCTGGGAACTGTGTTCATGGCTTTTGCGCTCGTAA